The DNA sequence TGATTATACAATTTAATATTGCTCATAGCTAATGGGGAGTAGTTTTAAATTTCAGGTCAACATACATGAATCATGTTTGGTTCTGGCCTGAAATCCGTATAGGTAACCAGACTTTTAGCTTATACCAATAGGATTGGTATAAGCTAAAAGTCTTTTTTTATTATCTTTCTTACTGTCCGCAGGGCCTCTTTTCCTGGATCATTTAAGGTCAATTGGTAAACTTCCGGGAAATCCGGGGCAGAATAGCAGAAAGGCGCTTCTGGATCACCTGTGTTTTCTGCAGCAGACGGTAAGCAAATCCATCTGTAAAAACATGTATCAACAATGAGGAGAGAGTTTATCGTGTATGAACAAAAAAACATCCTGCAATCCTGCGAAGAGCTTGATGTAAACCCGCAAATGGGCTTATCCAGCCAGCAGGCAGCGGAGCGGCTTCAAAAATACGGCCCCAATGCTTTGGTGGAAGCAAAGCCCAAATCCAAGCTTTCTATGTTTTTAAGCCAGCTCAACGACCCCATGATTTATATTCTGTTTGCGGCGGCGGCCATTTCCATGTTCCTTCGGGAATGGGGGGATGCTGTCATCATTCTGATGGTGGTTCTGCTCAACGCCATTGTGGGCATGAGCCAAGAGGCGAAGGCTGAGCAGGCTCTTGAGGCTCTGAAAAAGCTTTCCAGCCCCTTTGCTCTTGTGCGCCGGGATGGCAAGCTAATGGATGTTCCCGCTGCCGAACTGGTGCTGGGTGATGTGGTCGTGCTGGAAGCCGGAAGAGTTTTGCCCGCCGACCTTCGGCTGATTTCTTCCATCAACTTGAAGGTGGAGGAATCCGCTCTCACCGGTGAATCGGTTCCGGTGGAAAAAGATTCTGATTTTGTGGCCACCGGGGATACCTCTCTGGGCGACCGGGTCAACATGGCCTTCTCCTCCACCAGTGTCACCTACGGCCGTGGCGAAGGTATTGTGGCCGCCACCGGTATGAACACCGAAATCGGCAAAATCGCCACGATGATTAACCAGACTGCCACCTCCATGACTCCGCTGCAAAAACGTCTGGCTGATTTGAGCAAGCTGTTGGGCGGCCTTGCCCTTGCGATCTGTGTGGCTATGTTTGCCATTGCCATCATCCAGCAGCGCCCCATTGTGGAAATGCTTCTCACCGCGATCTCCCTTGCAGTAGCGGCTATTCCCGAGGGTCTGCCCGCTGTGGTAACCATTGTGCTGGCCCTGGGCGTTCAGCGGATGGTCAAGGTCAACACCATTGTTCGCCGCCTGCCCTCTGTGGAAACGCTGGGTGCAGTCAGTGTGGTTTGCTCTGATAAAACCGGTACCCTCACCCAGAACAAAATGACTGTCACACAGGTTTATCGGGATGAAAAGCTGGAAGAAGTCTCCGCTCTTGCCCCCGAGCAGGATCAGCTGTTTCTCGAGGGTTTTGTGCTCTGCAACGATGCCTCCATTAAAAACGGCACCGCTATCGGTGATCCCACCGAAATTGCCCTGCTGGATATGGGCGCACGCACCGCCTTTTCCAGAGAGGGCCTTGAGGAAACACTCCCCCGTGTGGCGGAGCAGGCCTTTGATTCCGACCGCAAAATGATGACCACCGTTCACAGACGGGATGGCAAAGCCATTGCCTTTACCAAGGGCGCTATGGATATCCTGCTTTCCCGCTGCGAAAACATTATCATCAACGGGCAGGTTCGCCCTCTCACCCAGATAGACCGTGAAAAGGTCTTCCGGGCCGCCAGCTCCATGGCCCATTCCGCCCTGCGGGTGCTGGCCCTTGCTTTTAAAGAAAACGATGAAAGCGCAACCGAAGAGAACCTGACCTTTGTGGGCCTTGTGGGTATGATTGATCCGCCCCGCCCCGAGGCTGCCGAGGCTGTTCAGGTGTTTAAGGATGCCAAAATCCGCACGGTCATGATCACCGGTGACCATAAGGATACCGCTCTGGCCATTGCCCGTGAGCTAAAAATCGCAGACAGTGAAGAACAGTGCATGACCGGGGAACAGCTCTCCAAAATGACACAGGATGACCTGAATCGGGTGGTGGACGATGTGCGGGTATTTGCCCGTGTTTCGCCCGAGCATAAGGTTATGATCGTAAAGGCGCTGAAATCCCACGGATATATTGTTTCCATGACCGGTGACGGCGTTAACGATGCCCCCTCTCTCAAAACCGCCGATATCGGTGTTGCCATGGGCATCACCGGCACCGATGTGGCTAAGGGCGCAGCGGATATGGTGCTCACCGACGATAACTTTGCTACCATTGAAAAGGCTGTGGCCGAGGGCCGGGGAATTTACAGCAACATTAAAAAATCGGTTCTGTTCCTGCTTTCCTCCAACTTTGGCGAGGTTATCACCATGTTTGGCGCCATTTTGGCGGGGTTGGCGGCTCCCTTGCAGGCCACCCACATTCTCTTTGTTAATCTGCTCACCGATACGCTCCCCGCTTTGGCACTGGGCGTGGATTCCAAGGATAAGGACATCATGAAGGCTCCGCCCCGCCACCCGGAGGAAAGCCTGTTTGCTCACGGGGGCCTCGCTCTCACTCTCTTCTATGGTGTTGTCATTGCCGCTATGACCTTAGGCGCTTTCCTCTATTCCCCTGTGAAGGCTCTAATGGACGCAGGCTCCCCGGTTACCTTTGAAGGCATTAAAGCCATGCTGGGTGACACTGAGCTGCTCATGCACGCCCAGACCTATGCCTTTGTCACATTGGCTCTCTCCCAGCTGTTCCATGCCTTCGGAATGCGCAATGTGGAAAAATCCATCTTCCGCATCAATCCCTTTGAAAACCGCACTATGGTAATGGCCTTTGTGATCGGGCTGCTCCTTCAAGTGGCAGTCACCGAAATTCCTCTGCTCACCGGGCTGTTCGGAACCGTTGCCCTCTCCTTTATGGAATGGCTGGAGCTCTTCCTGCTGGCCATGGTGCCGCTGGTGATGCATGAGCTGATCGTGCTTGTCCGCTGGATTTTCAAAGCAGGTAAAACAAATTAACCTCTATAGCTTTCCAGAATAAAGATGCTTGAAGGAAGGGCCGCTGCAACCTTGCAGCGGCCCTTCCCCTTTGTGATGGCAGTATATTAAAAAATG is a window from the Oscillospiraceae bacterium MB08-C2-2 genome containing:
- a CDS encoding cation-translocating P-type ATPase, giving the protein MYEQKNILQSCEELDVNPQMGLSSQQAAERLQKYGPNALVEAKPKSKLSMFLSQLNDPMIYILFAAAAISMFLREWGDAVIILMVVLLNAIVGMSQEAKAEQALEALKKLSSPFALVRRDGKLMDVPAAELVLGDVVVLEAGRVLPADLRLISSINLKVEESALTGESVPVEKDSDFVATGDTSLGDRVNMAFSSTSVTYGRGEGIVAATGMNTEIGKIATMINQTATSMTPLQKRLADLSKLLGGLALAICVAMFAIAIIQQRPIVEMLLTAISLAVAAIPEGLPAVVTIVLALGVQRMVKVNTIVRRLPSVETLGAVSVVCSDKTGTLTQNKMTVTQVYRDEKLEEVSALAPEQDQLFLEGFVLCNDASIKNGTAIGDPTEIALLDMGARTAFSREGLEETLPRVAEQAFDSDRKMMTTVHRRDGKAIAFTKGAMDILLSRCENIIINGQVRPLTQIDREKVFRAASSMAHSALRVLALAFKENDESATEENLTFVGLVGMIDPPRPEAAEAVQVFKDAKIRTVMITGDHKDTALAIARELKIADSEEQCMTGEQLSKMTQDDLNRVVDDVRVFARVSPEHKVMIVKALKSHGYIVSMTGDGVNDAPSLKTADIGVAMGITGTDVAKGAADMVLTDDNFATIEKAVAEGRGIYSNIKKSVLFLLSSNFGEVITMFGAILAGLAAPLQATHILFVNLLTDTLPALALGVDSKDKDIMKAPPRHPEESLFAHGGLALTLFYGVVIAAMTLGAFLYSPVKALMDAGSPVTFEGIKAMLGDTELLMHAQTYAFVTLALSQLFHAFGMRNVEKSIFRINPFENRTMVMAFVIGLLLQVAVTEIPLLTGLFGTVALSFMEWLELFLLAMVPLVMHELIVLVRWIFKAGKTN